ACTTACAGGCATACCGACCATTTGAGGGTGGTTGGTTATTCAGATGCTGACTTTGCCGAATATGTAGATTCCAGAAAACCTATTTCAGGGTATGTGTTTCTTCTTGCTGGAGGAGTCATTTCTTGGAGGAGTATCAAGCAGTCTATAGTGGCTACATCTACTTTGGAGGCAGAGTTTATTGCGTGCTATGAAACCACAATACAGGTACTATGGTTGAAGAATTTCATAAGTGTCTTCAAGTTGTCGATACCATACAGAGACCAATCCAAATCTATTATGATAACACAGCTGCAGTGTTCTTCTTTAAGAATAACAAAAGTGACAGCAAAAgtaagcatatcgatatcaaatACCTCAGTATGAGGAAGTATATCAAGAAAGACGTGGTGATTATTGAACACGCTAGTTCAAATGCTATGATTGCAGATCTAATGACCAAAGGTTTATCGGTAAAATAGTTCACTGGTCATGTTAGAAGTATGAGCCTATATGCAGTGTAGTTTTTCTTGATATATTTTTGACAATTGTGtattacttttattattttagagaataaagttgaattttatttatcattaGTTGCGCAAATAAAGTATTGAATTCATGGAGATATAAAGTATGACCTATGTAACTTATGTTGAGTTACAAATTTCCCAAAAGTGCTTATTTTTGGAGTGTTATGCATCGTGACACATGGATGAGAAGTACTTTCTTGCCAGGTATCACCACCATGGTTCATGTATAACATTCTCAGGGTAAGTGGGAGGTTTCCACAGTTCAAGGAACATCAAGTTTGGCCAAATAAAGTTTATCACTCATAAATATTTGTGTCATTGGGCCAAGCGAGAGAATAtaagaaatattatatatttacataattaaggaaataatctcTCAATTAGGTGGCCCTTATGTCACAATATATTCCATTATTTCAGTGAGATATTTTATATCTTGTGGATTGTAAAAAATATCCTTTTGATGGAAGGATAAATAAGGAAATATTATTCTTAGGGGTCCTTAGCTCTGCTTATTTAAAAGGGCTTATGTCTCCATCTAGACGTCATGTACAGAGAGGTTAGGAGCTAAAAGAAACTCTCGGTCTTATTTGCTTTATCGTGAAACGTGTGAAAAATCATCGACATTATCAAGGCAATGGCTGGAGATCAATTTATTTCGCTGCGTAATTTATTGCTATTATATTAGAAATTAATCTTACATTTTCTTCTCTCACTCATAGATAAGTAATTATCATCTATTaaccaaacaaaagaaaaacatggAGGAGATTTTTGGAAGGTGGCCTGGGAACCGCACTGCTTGCTCCATAAGAACCCAAAAATATGAGATTCAGATTCATGTACATATGCAAAACAATCTTTTATATAAGTATaattatacacatatatatagaatttgaTTCTTTGTCATACACTCTCTACAAAAGTTTATTACACAAGCCAATGAATTTTGAATAAATACATACCTCGAACAACAACATCTTATCTCACTTCCCGTCCAGAGTTCACTACTTCGACAGAAAACTCCTGGTTACTTTCTGTCAACAATCTTGATAGCCAACCGAACTTCAATGATCACAGAGCCCTTGCcatgaaaaaaaacaaaaacaaaaacaaaagaaaagaagagattAATGGTTCTCGTGATTGTTTAACCTGCGAGAATCCGGCTTTCTGACTAAAAGCTTGTTCATTGCAGAGTATTCACGAGATGATCGAGAGAAATGCCACTAGTGCAGAAGTCTTAAAAAGGTTCAATCCTTCACTGTTAAGGCCTGCAGAAGGTGATCGGACATGCAATTGATCAGTTGAATCGCTAACCAAAATAGATCAAACATGACAAAGGGCATATTCGATACATAGGGAGAGGAAAAACTGAGATAACGAGCAGTAATACCTGAAATAAAGAACAATCAGTAGTATCATAACGAGAAAATTTGTTTTGGCTCTATTGCTTACTATCAGGTCATATTCGTTTAAATTTGCATAATTGTCTCTTACCACTCTGAGCAGATGTTGCTGCAGGAAGCGCGGGAATCTTGATAGCTGCAATTTTGAGATTCAAACAATAGCAAAGTTAGAGACATGATAATAGCGAAAAGAAGACACGAAGATCGAGCACAGGGAATACAGAGTCCAAAGAGAAATAATAAGCATACTGATGAACTCACTCTTATTGCATGATGAAGTTGGCATTTGCAAAGAAGACGGCCACGGCGCGGGAATATTGTCGTTGAGATCGCAGAGGAAGCTTACCCCGGTAAACTTATCAAACGTTGCATCCGATGGCAAACTCGGCAAAAGGCACCCGGATTCTAATCAGGATAAAATGAGTAAATCAATGGGAAGAGTTAAAGTGGCAGTAAAAGTAGGGCGTGGTATGAGTTTTCTGGGATATTTCTTCTTGTATAATTACCTTGACTTCCAATTGCTGCGCCCGCAATATCCCATCCACCAAGAACCGTAAATTTGTTAGTGCTAGTAAAGTATAGTCGGTTAACTAATTAAAGAGCGCTGAGGCAGCAGACCAAACCTTGCAGGGAGAAGTCCTTGAGGCTGATCTGGCAGAGGCTATAGATGTTCTTCGTGATGTTTAGTTTCCGTAACTTCATTCCCAAAGATGACGCGCAGTCTAATGCTTGCAAGTTGGTTATGAAGCTCTGCTTCTGCAAGTGAGACACGTAGCTTTCCATGGAATTGCAGCAAGCTGTCTCGTTAGTTATCCCATCTCTGCAGCTCTTCTCGACAAGTTTCAGCTCAGGGAATAGCAGAGGACATGCTGAAGAAAATAAGATCAGGATAGCAAGATAAGTAAGAAGAGGAACTCGTAGAGAAATGTGAAAATCGTATATCGATTCCTCCTCGTTCAATTCATTCTTAGAAAATAAAACTCTTTCCCGAGATAAGGAAAACGAAAAGATTGGGAATTTCAACAACGATCTGGTGGAAAACATGCTTTCTTATAAAGATCAACTCCAGTAAACTTCTATAGCTCTATAAACATAGCAGGAACTATATTGAGCTTATCAAACTTTCTTTCGGCACATCTTCTCTGATCACATAACGTTCGATCTTCATTTGGAATAAAACTATTCACCACATAGAAATGGTCCCGTTTCATTCCTTTCTATCTTGTTTCCTGTCTGCTGTACAAAGATGATCTTTGTGTTTTTTGTTTCTCAGAGCAGTATGCTCGTGATAATAAGAAAAACTCACCCTTATTGATGTCACAATTGGATAGTCCTCTGAGAATCTCCTTTGCCAGGAAAGggtcaagcttactcaccagCCACCTTGCAACAACCCTCTTACAATCATCAATCCTCGATGAATGGTCTGTCGCTGTAAGTTGTTGGGCAAGAACATCTgaagttttcagggcaatttTCGTGGCTGCTTCCAGCATAGCATTCTGGCAGACCGCGTCGCAGCACTCCTTTACAGGGTCAATCCTCTCACAAGCCCTGAGGAGCTTTGAAGACTCCAATGTGCTCTCAAACTCGAAAACATCCTTTACTGGGCATGAGGCTTCGGTGAGGATCGATGCACGAACAGAACATATCTCGTTTAGATTACTCGCTGCTCCCTGGCCTGCCAAAATTTGCTCAATATCGGAAAGGCAGTACTTGGCATGGGTCTCATTGAGGGCAAGGAGGTTGGTAAATTTACTAGACTGCCCAACAAGAATGGTGAGCGTAGCTGCCAACTGAGGACAGCACATCACATTAGCTAAGAATGGAGCAAAAGCCGAATAGCAATCAACTGATGTCGTGTGCATCAGGCTTTTAGCAGCAGTGAAGTTCAATGCACAGAGTCCTGCAGCAGAAAACATAATGATTCATTCGGTAGGAAGAAATGGAAAACCAAAAGCAATGAAATTGCCATGCAAGAATAGTTCAACTTTTCATTATGACTGTTGTACAGAATTTAGCCGGGCATTGTTTTCTGTGAAACAACGGAAACATTTCAGAATTAAAGCAGAATGCATTTTATAACAATTCCACATCTTTGGCGTGATGGCCAGATAACGTTCGTTAATGTTAAGACACATACATGGAAGATTTGGGACTGATTTCTGACGCACCTGAGAGTTTCGGTGCAGTGCTGTTCGTGAATGGAGACAATGGGGAAGGCGAGGGGAGCGGGAGGAAGGGTTGAGGGGAGCCACTGGGAGAGATCTCGGGAATCAGTGGATTCATCGCCGCTTCATCGACTCGCAATGGGCTACAGCAGCACCCATGAAGAACTGCAGAAATAGGTCCAAAACAGAAATGATTTAAATTTACAGCGCCTATCACTAGATTGCTACAAGGCAATTTCCGGCTTTATCGTGCATTGGAACGGCAACACTCGAACCATAGGATATGACTCATCTCAAAAAGACCAAAAAATGCTTTATACTTGATTCCTTTCTTCACATCATGGCTCATTTTTATGATTCAAAGGGACACGAACCCAGAGGTCTTTCTTTGCTCAACATAACCTTAAAGTGCCATGAACAAAACCAGAAACTCGCAAATTACGGCCCGAATTCATTCCCCATGGTTCCAGAATCGACCAGAACATTCAAGAGACGAGCCTAAGCCATGAGCAAATTAATGCTTACCAAAATAAAACAGCAGTTATACAGCAGCAATGACAAAACATACTCTTCAGACTAAAACACCCGATCGAATTCCGAAACTATCCACTTCATCGAGCACCACGGCAACAAAAGTTGCAAGCTTTTTGGCCTAAATTTCCCCAAGAAGATGATACTAATTGTGCTCCAGAAGATAGAATCATAAACATTCACACAAAATGCTGAAAAGAGCATAGCCATTAAGGTAAGAGGACTCACAGAGGAgtaggaggaggaagaaatgTGCCCTCAAACTGGGAGACAGAGACAGCACTCCCATGCCTCAAGAGATTCTTCttctacttcttcttcttcttctttcttctgttcactttTTCAAACTCCAAAGTGGGAAGTAACAGCCAAAACAGAGGACTAACTTCCGAGGGTACACACAAACATGGTGAAGAAACGTGGGCTACAGAGACTAGCTAAGGACACGGACATTGATCTCTTGTAATTTGGGAAATTGGATTAGTGGGATGTCTTGTCTTAAGAACATATACacagagagaggaagaaagagacagagacagagacagagagaggagACAAAGAATTCATaggaaagaaggaaaaagcaTGGTTGTGGGGATGGGGAGGAGCAAGCCATGGGATGCTTAAGCCTTGTGGGGACACAGAGAATTATAACTTATCATGTCATTTACACAAATAAGTAACATAACTACACTTTAATTGACAGACTAGCGACTAGAATCTCCGTAACGGCGCGACTGAACTCGCTTTAGAAATAACTCGGTCCCACATTACACGGGCTAGATGCTATGTGGGAAACACCCACAGATGAAAGCTGGACTAGCACCGAATCAAAAAGGATGGACTGGTGTAAGTCGAACCGATTTGACTCAAATTTACATGTGCGAGCCACAGCGGCGTAAAAGCTGTGACATTGAGATATCAAAACCGGAACGGAAACAAACTGGGTTGAAAAACTTTATCGCAATAAGATGCGCCAATACAGAAATACACCCACAGATGAAAGCTGGACTAGCACCAAATCAAAAAGGATGGACTGGTGTAAGTCGAACCGACTTGACTCAAATTTACATGCGCGAGCCACAGCGGCGTAAAAGCTGTGACATTGAGATATCAAAACCGGAACGGAAACAAACTGGGTTGAAAAACTTTATCGCAATTACGATGCGCCAATACAGAAATGGTATGTCAAACGGGACCGAACCGATTACTTTGAATCATGCCTGCGCAAAGCTGGATGTTAGTGGAACGCTTAATAATTATCCGTGGGGCACAAGGGACAGCAGCATTAGCAATATAGATGTCCCCTTCTTCC
The sequence above is drawn from the Punica granatum isolate Tunisia-2019 chromosome 5, ASM765513v2, whole genome shotgun sequence genome and encodes:
- the LOC116206691 gene encoding uncharacterized GPI-anchored protein At1g61900 isoform X2, which codes for MGVLSLSPSLRAHFFLLLLLFLHGCCCSPLRVDEAAMNPLIPEISPSGSPQPFLPLPSPSPLSPFTNSTAPKLSGLCALNFTAAKSLMHTTSVDCYSAFAPFLANVMCCPQLAATLTILVGQSSQGAASNLNEICSVRASILTEASCPVKDVFEFESTLESSKLLRACERIDPVKECCDAVCQNAMLEAATKIALKTSDVLAQQLTATDHSSRIDDCKRVVARWLVSKLDPFLAKEILRGLSNCDINKACPLLFPELKLVEKSCRDGITNETACCNSMESYVSHLQKQSFITNLQALDCASSLGMKLRKLNITKNIYSLCQISLKDFSLQAIGSQESGCLLPSLPSDATFDKFTGVSFLCDLNDNIPAPWPSSLQMPTSSCNKTIKIPALPAATSAQSGLNSEGLNLFKTSALVAFLSIIS
- the LOC116206691 gene encoding uncharacterized GPI-anchored protein At1g61900 isoform X1, with protein sequence MGVLSLSPSLRAHFFLLLLLFLHGCCCSPLRVDEAAMNPLIPEISPSGSPQPFLPLPSPSPLSPFTNSTAPKLSGLCALNFTAAKSLMHTTSVDCYSAFAPFLANVMCCPQLAATLTILVGQSSKFTNLLALNETHAKYCLSDIEQILAGQGAASNLNEICSVRASILTEASCPVKDVFEFESTLESSKLLRACERIDPVKECCDAVCQNAMLEAATKIALKTSDVLAQQLTATDHSSRIDDCKRVVARWLVSKLDPFLAKEILRGLSNCDINKACPLLFPELKLVEKSCRDGITNETACCNSMESYVSHLQKQSFITNLQALDCASSLGMKLRKLNITKNIYSLCQISLKDFSLQAIGSQESGCLLPSLPSDATFDKFTGVSFLCDLNDNIPAPWPSSLQMPTSSCNKTIKIPALPAATSAQSGLNSEGLNLFKTSALVAFLSIIS